In Synchiropus splendidus isolate RoL2022-P1 chromosome 15, RoL_Sspl_1.0, whole genome shotgun sequence, the genomic stretch GAGAGAAGATCGCTTTCGTTTCCTACACAAGCACATGGAGAGGACCTTCAGCTCCCTCGGTCCAATCTACAGGTACGACAGCAGCTCAGTCAGATACAAAGAAATTTGCTAGAGGAATTTCCAGAAAATCATTTCAAACTCAAGTTGAAACGTCTATTGTATCTAAACTTGGATCCAGTGCCTGttgcactcaggtttcctccctcagtctgtAAAAGGTTAAGTGGTGATTGTACATAGTCTGCATGCGTGCTATGGTGGACTACGAGTCTGTCTGAGTCTGATGGGACTGGCGTCTGCCAAATCTTCATCACCCTTATTTCCCAAATGATGTTGTGTTAATGTCTTTGTAGAGAACACATCGGCACCCAAAGCACCGTGAACATCATGTTGCCAGCAGACATCAGCGAGCTGTTCCGCTCCGAGGGTCTCCACCCTCAGCGGATGACTCTGCAGCCCTGGGCCACCCACAGAGAGATTCGACAGCACAGCAAAGGAGTCTTCCTCAAGTCAGTAACACCTTGTCTGAGGTCATTCCTGAAGAATAGCCACTAAATCAGTAGTTTTCACTGTCTTCTGAGACACAATATTCATTGACTGACCAGCAAAAAGCACCTTTTTAAACTCCTATTTCACAAGAGCAAGCCTGGTGTGATGTATATTTCCTCCATAAGCTCATTTAGGATTCAGGTCTTTCAAGGCTGTTGAGCTTAAAAGCTCATTCAGATGCAGGTTCTTTTGACTGTGAGAGATTGTAACCAGGCAACCTGTGCTCTGGTTCTTCTTCAGTATGAGTGCGTCAGGTTTTTCTTCAGAATGGCATCAACTTTTTCATTAAATCACACTCCTTTTGTCTCGGTTCCGACGGGACAAACGCGATGTGGGCCACATAATTAATATTCTCTCCCCAGGAACGGTGAGGAGTGGAGAGCCGACCGCCTCCTCCTCAATAAGGAAGTGATGATGAGTGCAGCGGTCAAGCGCTTCATCCCTCATCTTGATGAAGTGGCCAGAGACTTCTGTCGAATGATGCGAGCCAAGGTGGAAAGAGAAGGAGTGGGGGACAAGAGGAGACGCAGCCTCACCATCGACCCCAGTCCTGACCTCTTCTGCTTCGCACTGGAAGGTCATCATCACTCACGAAAACATCATGACTAAGAAATGCAAGCGTCGTGTGATGTCTCTTTAAGACCATAGGAATCTGAGAGGAAGGTTtccgtttttgttttctcaagcAGCGCTCACCTTGAGCTCCAGTGGTCAGGACAGGGAGGAGGGCTGTACCCTCTAATTCAGTCAGTCGTGACTCCTAATGCACCACATAGAGGACAGTTTATCTGAGAGATTTCTTTAAATACCTATTGTGAAAATCAAAGGAAAGCTGTGGAAGGATCCCTGGAAAACATACGAAAGATTTGGCAGGTCAAGGTCAAGCAGGCACCTTTATAAATAGAGCGACAAAGCTGATGAAAGtcgccacttcctcctccaggttTGCTGCCTTCATGTGCGTGATTGCAGTGTCTGGACTGACAAGTGTGAATTCCTGAGTGAGTTTGTGAGCACGTGTgcatgctggaggaggagaggaggggcaAGTTGATGACTTTGGTCATGCTTCCCTGCTCTTAAAGGACCACTGAATAAACACTCATCAAGCTTGAAGTCCAAGGGGAATAGCTGGTGCTGTGGTTTCAAATTGCTGTGGAGCATGATGAATGAATAACTATTTTTTTGGAGCCATCTGAAGAAGATTTACAGACAATATTAACATCAGTTCATGGATTAATTTGACCTTGAGCTATTCATAGGTTCCAGTTTCAACAGTAATTTCAGTGGCTGAGTAGCtccccatcatcatcttcatcactgtgCATCTGTCTGATCTCGGCCCAGCGAGCTGTCATGTCCTCTACGGTGAGAGGATCGGCCTGTTCTCCGCCTCTCCTTCTCTGGAGTCTCAGAAGTTCATCTGGGCAGTGGAAAGAATGTTGGCAACGACCCCGCCTCTGCTCTACCTGCCCCACCGCCTGCTTCTTCGCATTGGCGCCCCCATCTGGACCCAACATGCCATGGCATGGGACCACATTTTTAGCCATGGTATTGCTTAACACAGATCTGGTATTATAAATAGTCAAGCTCATCCTTCCTTCTGTTCTCATAGCCGAGGCGAGGATCCAAAAGGGGTACCGGCAAATGTCGCTCAAGACTGGTGCTGCTGGGGACCAGTTCACTGGAGTCCTCAGCCAACTGATGGAGAAAGGACAATTGTCTTTGGACAGAATTAAAGCAAACTTAACTGAGCTGACGGCTGGTGGAGTCGACACGGTCTGtgtgtttattgtgtgtgtgtgccgtacACTTGTTTGACCTTCATGCTCTCTCCAGACAGCGGTACCACTGCAGTTTGCCATGTTTGAGCTGGGACGAAACCCAGAGGTACAGGAGAGAGTCAGACAGCAAGTGAGAGCATCATGGGCTCAGTGCGGTGGAGACGTCCAGAAAGCCCTGCAGGGGGCCAAACTGTTGAAGGGCATTGTGAAAGAGACTCTCAGGTGACACTCAACACTcagtcaacaacaaaacacaatattcCAGCTGTCATGGTGCTTCAGAACTTGACTGAAGTACGTGATAAAAGGTCAAATCTCGGCATCGTTGAGCACCAAACAATTTCTTAGAACCTTGTCAGTTTCAGTTGAAGGGCTTGGCTGCATTTTTTTGTGCGTGAGAGAGAGAATTATCAGGGGTCTGGCAAAGGATGCATTCATACCTAGAAGTGACTGTTCTCATAAAACTCTGACAATTTCTTTGCCCACATTTCCTTCACGAAAGcatcacattttgttttgcacTGGCAGGTAAACACATTGAAtattaaattcatttgaattgcaGTGGTAAATATTTGATGACATTTAAAGCAACAAAGTAGGTTTGAAAGGAATCGCAGAGCTGCTGACTCTCAGCTGTCAGTTGAACAAGATCTCTCCTTGAGTGTCACTTTGAGTACAGGTGATGATGGAGgtggataaaaataaaaaactggtCCTTAGATCAATAGCACAGTGGAGGATGCACGAGCATCAAGAGAGGCCACTATTCACCTCGCGGATATCAGAAATGAGAATTGATTGTCAGTCATGTGTCTGTGCTTGAGCGAGCTGTTAACATGAACACATCTGTCAGGTTGTATCCAGTGGGGATCACGGTGCAGCGCTATCCAGTCAAAGATATTGTGATCCAGAATTACAAGATTCCAGCTGGCGTGAGTGTCTATGTCACTGATGTTGGAAGTGTTTGGAAGCTTTTGAAATGATTGCATGAGTGTCTCCACAGACGATGGTCCAGGCCTGTCTGTACCCGCTCGGCAGGAGTCCAGCTGTGTTTCAGGACCCACATCTGTTTGACCCTGCCCGCTGGGAGAGCAGTGGGGAGGAaggtgaaagaggaagaggagcagatggAGCAGGATTCCGATCTTTGGCCTTCGGATTTGGTGCCCGACAGTGCGTCGGACGGAGGATCGCCGAAAATGAGATGCAACTTTTCCTCATGCATGTGAGTCAACTGAAAGGATGTCTACGGTAGACAAATAACAGTGAGGGCTTCTAGAACAAGGTGAGACTACTTATTGATGTTGAAAATATTGTGTCCAATAGtgttttcatatatattcaGTTATGTATTCTCTTTAATGCCTAATGAATAcattatatattgttattatgttCTTCTTTCTCTTGAGAATGTTTCAGACCActattatgttttattattttcacgCAAGCGTTCCTATTCCTacttataaaaaataatatatgggGATTTTAAATAATACTGGCAACCCCCTTGGTCTCAGAGCACGCAATATAAAACAAAGATTTGATTTTATTATCTTACTGTGACTAGACCTGATAGACTTAGCCATCGAAGACCATGTTCGCATCGCTTAGCTTGGATACTCTTTGCTTACCTTTTCAATCACAACTGAAAATTTCTCTTACATTTTTGTCCAATTTTACAATCCGTGTGCTCTTTATCAAGGGAATTAATATAACGTTTACCATAAGCACAGGCATAAAAACTGCATTGCTTTTCACAAACCATGTGATGTtatgaatatacaaaaaaaacttgatgagaaattgttaaaaaaaaagaaaaaacatgaccCAAGAATATGATtgaattcacatttttaaaaaaatgtaaacaaataaataaataaatacataaaagagAATAACGGACAGAATAGAATAACCTGAAAGTGAATGAACGTACACACTGTATACAGGAGAAAAACTTAGTTAGAAAAACTCTGATGATCAAGGTTGGTTGACATCTTTGTATACCTATCTATCCAGGTACTTCTGAATTTCCGGCTTGGTGTGACGTCCAGTGAAGACATCAGAACCATATACACCCTCATCCTGCAGCCAGAGACTCCACCAAGGATCACATTTAGCAGTCTCTAGCCACAACAATGCCTATTTGAAACCATTTATGCTTTTGAATTCTCGACTTTCTTGGACTTAAACAAGACAAACCATACAAGTCCACACTCTTCTCCATCAGATGGCGCTTAAACACATGATCATTGATCCATGAAAATGTTCCCAACTCACTCCCCagtctcagtggctgcttcaCCCACCCGTCAGGTTTGTTCTAGATATTTCACTCCTCTGCCTGTGTTTGTACAAGCGAGTGATCTAGACATGCGGAGAGTTCTGAGGAGTTATTTCTTCACTTGTTGCTGTAAATTGATCGTGTTTCCCCAAGCCACAGTAAGTGAAGCTGCCACTCGAACTCAAGTGTCCCCCAGTGTGACAGTGAAGTTTTAAGAGCACGTAATTTGGCTTGTTTTCGGCTGTACTTTGCCTTCTGGGTGTAAAACCGCCATGGTCTTCTCTTATAGCCCAGTATACAGGGTGGTAGGACACTATCAGCAGTCCAGTCGGGTACAAAGGTCTGTTTGCTCTGCCACTAAAGATTTACACTCCCGGTCGAACCATCCGTGCGTGACTCTGCATGTATTAAAGAGTGGAAGTTAAAGAATGACTCATCAGTTTCCTGAGACCCACGAGCGATTAGCAGCTGTGCCCTTTTAAAATATCATTACCAGTGTTTATATTTGCTGAATTATAAATCAGGATTCATTAACCAGCGCCATCTACAAACATTGATGTTTGCTCTCACGATATTATAATTTAAGTAGCGTTGCTGTAATACTAGATCGAGGATTACAAGGTGTTTATCAGGTATAACCTCAATATTTCCGTGTGTTACCTGCTGTTTAGCCAtggaacaacaaacaaagtGTGCATGATGGGATTTGTAGTCAATGAAAAATAGACATTTTTGAAATGATGTTGTTCATCATACAGTGTGCTGGGTTTCACTGACTTCAAGCTTGGTTCTTTTTACAAGACCTAAGCTAGATAGCGATGACATAAGAAACCGCTGAGGTGCGGTCATGGATTTGGGTCATTTGGGTTAATTATTACTACATCTTCAGCGATAGCGACCACTTACAAATGTCACTTTGAACTGCTGACTGCTCTGGAAGTTAGTTATCGAGGTATTGACTAAGAGGTTTCCAACTATAGTAACACAACTGTGTGGTGGGGCATGAACCCAGCCTTTGTCAGGGGGTGGAGAGATGGATAGGTGACACGGGTCGAAGGGTCGAAAGTGAATGACTGAGACAAGCTACAGCTTGTTCAGAACAGTCCATGAGGACGTGACACGGAAGAGGCGCTGGCGAGGGCCCTGAGGAGGAATTATTGAATAAAGTCAACAAGATTTTTGACAAGATGGATCCCAAAATGTGTAAGTTGATGGGGGGGGGGTACCCAGGTTGCTGAGGCTGCCCGGCAATGATTGGATTTGCTGGTATGATGACACCTCAGTGATTCAATTTGAACTCAACAGCGAGACCCAGTGGTCTCTGTGGTCACACCTTCGCCTGCTCTTCTCAGTGCTGCCTTTGAAACCTCGCACACTGGTGTTTTAGTCATTATTTAAACAATAGGCACCTGTGTGCTTCAGCTGGTGCGTGGATGTGTTTGTATGTGTCATGTGTCAAGAAGATCTCGTGCGAAACACAATGAGCAGTGTGGCAGAAGTGGGTCACCAGGAGGAGGTTAGAGCgacacaagaaaaaaaggagcagaaaCATTCATAGGCTATGCAAGATGATGCCCAGACAAAGTCACGAAGAGGCTTCGGTGGCAAAGCTCTTGGCTGCATCACAAATCCAGCACACACATGACTCACATTGTGTACCTATTCTCCCGCCTTTCTCCCGTCTGTACTCTTCACCATTGACCTTTCCTCTGCCTGATTCTCTCCTCTATCCAGCGGTGAGAAGACTCAAGCTTAACTAACTGTGACGTCCCCTCAAATGAGTCCCATTGTACCAGCTCAAAGCTTTTAGTTCTGTTCCACCTTGCTGAACCTGGAGTCCATTATCTAATTGGCTATACTGGGAGGGTGCAGTGTAGAGAGGGGCCTGTGGGGAAGGTATTTCCATACCTGCAATCAAAAAGGACAATTCTAAAGACAAGAAAGCTTGCTCTGTATTCTTCAATGAAGGAAGAAGAGATTATCTTTAATAGTAACACAGAGCTGAAGACATtgataataaatatatacaaatatatgtcaataattattgatttattattgtgGTTTTCTCATCAAATgctacttttctttttcatgacgGTCTGAATTCATGAATCAAAGCATAAGCAGGCTTCATAAAGACAGCTTCAACCAGAGTTCCTCTACCTGCGGATTCGCTTGACCTGTTGACCCTGGGTGTTTTGGAGTCAGATtgactctctcgctctctctctccctgtcaaTCAGCATTGTCAGT encodes the following:
- the LOC128771861 gene encoding cytochrome P450 11B, mitochondrial, producing the protein MRRIYMREPGASRSLLCGPQRGLCVSTDGRKVDARNDSAPVFSGIRKSSMDGGVRSFEEIPHTGRSGWVNLVKFWREDRFRFLHKHMERTFSSLGPIYREHIGTQSTVNIMLPADISELFRSEGLHPQRMTLQPWATHREIRQHSKGVFLKNGEEWRADRLLLNKEVMMSAAVKRFIPHLDEVARDFCRMMRAKVEREGVGDKRRRSLTIDPSPDLFCFALEASCHVLYGERIGLFSASPSLESQKFIWAVERMLATTPPLLYLPHRLLLRIGAPIWTQHAMAWDHIFSHAEARIQKGYRQMSLKTGAAGDQFTGVLSQLMEKGQLSLDRIKANLTELTAGGVDTTAVPLQFAMFELGRNPEVQERVRQQVRASWAQCGGDVQKALQGAKLLKGIVKETLRLYPVGITVQRYPVKDIVIQNYKIPAGTMVQACLYPLGRSPAVFQDPHLFDPARWESSGEEGERGRGADGAGFRSLAFGFGARQCVGRRIAENEMQLFLMHVLLNFRLGVTSSEDIRTIYTLILQPETPPRITFSSL